In uncultured Methanobacterium sp., a genomic segment contains:
- a CDS encoding Gfo/Idh/MocA family oxidoreductase: MTDLNLGIVGLGKMGALHYGNLEVMDDVNVVCAAEANKQVYNYTKKMLDIPIYTDYKQLVKHELDAIVVCVPDELHSPLGNYFAENNVNVFMEKPLADSVENAKKMVEYSEKNGIITQVGYFNRFASTFKKGKELLDNNILGELFYSRGFSYEGLVFEKNKGWRFSKNTDLGGSLLDIGSHIIDILLWYFGEVETLFGIKKDAFSNADYGSSILKYKGGLTSTVDFSWSSHSHRQMHNEIQIEGSNGFMKVNNDYIKLFLNNSTEDFEEGWTTIYGVELYEPSEFLIGVETAYFDEDKHFVECCNTNKKTIIDWNDGLITQAILEGIIESNKTNKVIEMRDIIE; the protein is encoded by the coding sequence ATGACTGATTTAAATTTAGGTATTGTTGGGCTTGGTAAAATGGGAGCCCTTCATTATGGAAATCTTGAGGTAATGGATGATGTGAATGTTGTTTGTGCAGCTGAAGCTAATAAACAGGTTTATAATTACACTAAAAAGATGCTGGATATTCCAATTTATACCGATTATAAACAGCTAGTTAAACATGAACTCGATGCAATAGTGGTTTGTGTGCCCGATGAGCTGCACTCTCCACTAGGGAATTATTTTGCGGAAAACAATGTAAATGTATTTATGGAAAAACCATTAGCCGATTCTGTGGAAAATGCCAAGAAAATGGTTGAATATTCTGAAAAAAATGGAATCATAACCCAGGTAGGCTACTTTAACCGCTTTGCATCTACCTTCAAAAAAGGGAAAGAACTGCTGGATAACAATATTTTAGGGGAATTATTCTATTCCAGGGGTTTCTCTTATGAAGGTTTAGTATTTGAAAAAAATAAAGGTTGGAGATTCTCCAAAAACACAGATCTTGGAGGTTCTCTTTTAGATATAGGATCTCACATTATCGACATCCTATTATGGTATTTTGGAGAAGTTGAAACCTTATTTGGAATAAAAAAAGATGCATTTTCCAATGCAGATTACGGATCATCCATACTGAAGTACAAAGGAGGATTGACATCTACAGTGGATTTCAGCTGGAGTTCACATTCTCACCGGCAGATGCACAATGAAATTCAAATAGAAGGCAGCAATGGATTTATGAAAGTGAATAATGATTACATCAAACTCTTCCTCAATAACAGCACCGAAGACTTTGAGGAAGGATGGACCACAATTTACGGAGTGGAACTGTACGAACCATCAGAATTTTTAATAGGTGTTGAAACTGCTTATTTCGACGAAGACAAACACTTTGTTGAATGCTGCAACACAAACAAAAAAACAATTATCGACTGGAATGACGGCCTCATAACTCAAGCGATTTTAGAGGGAATCATTGAATCCAACAAAACTAATAAAGTAATTGAAATGAGGGATATCATTGAATAA
- a CDS encoding DUF1972 domain-containing protein, whose translation MKIAILGSRGIPAKYGGFETVAEELSKRLVKKGHKVTVSCEYQSKKSRITEYEGVNLDYFNLKPPKNYFLRMIYEHVYDVYFLIKSARDHDIIYFLGAEPAEFFFLPKLFNKKIKLAVNTDGAMWLRNKFNRLVRSILKLNYTYFAVKLSDVIIIDAKGMKEFVKGKYHYKTFFIPYGANLMEKSPWNEQKVKKLNRYSKLNTHINKNEYWLVVSRLEPGNNIKTIVKAFVNAKTKFPLIIVGDFPNDSFRNEIERSILNCKNKIVLVGGVYDLEILEILRQNCFAYFHGHSTGGTNPSLLEIMISKTIVVAHDNVFNKEVCQDSALYFKDVDDLKSKIETLETNSSDYSYLKEKAYCRVRENYDWDKIVDEYENVFNNIINS comes from the coding sequence TTGAAGATTGCAATATTGGGGTCACGAGGTATACCTGCTAAATATGGGGGTTTTGAAACAGTAGCAGAAGAATTATCAAAGAGATTGGTAAAAAAAGGGCACAAAGTAACTGTAAGTTGTGAATACCAATCCAAAAAATCAAGGATCACTGAATATGAAGGTGTGAATCTTGATTATTTTAATCTAAAACCACCCAAAAACTATTTTTTAAGGATGATTTATGAACACGTGTACGATGTTTATTTTCTTATTAAATCAGCCCGAGATCACGACATCATCTACTTTTTAGGAGCAGAACCCGCAGAATTTTTCTTTTTACCAAAATTGTTTAATAAAAAAATAAAACTCGCAGTGAATACTGATGGTGCCATGTGGTTAAGAAATAAGTTCAATAGATTGGTACGATCGATTTTAAAATTGAATTACACTTATTTTGCTGTGAAATTATCAGATGTAATAATAATTGATGCAAAGGGAATGAAGGAATTTGTTAAGGGCAAATATCATTATAAAACATTTTTTATACCTTATGGTGCTAATTTAATGGAAAAATCACCATGGAATGAGCAAAAAGTGAAAAAACTCAACCGGTACTCAAAATTAAATACTCATATTAATAAAAATGAATACTGGTTAGTGGTTTCAAGGTTAGAACCTGGAAATAATATCAAAACAATAGTGAAAGCATTTGTAAACGCAAAAACAAAATTTCCATTAATTATTGTTGGAGACTTTCCCAATGATTCATTTCGAAATGAAATTGAAAGATCAATTCTAAATTGTAAAAATAAGATTGTTCTAGTTGGTGGAGTGTATGATCTGGAAATTCTAGAAATTCTTAGACAAAATTGCTTTGCTTATTTCCATGGCCATTCTACAGGAGGAACAAACCCTTCACTTTTGGAGATCATGATATCTAAAACCATTGTTGTGGCCCATGACAATGTATTTAATAAAGAAGTTTGTCAGGATTCTGCTCTTTACTTTAAAGATGTTGATGACCTTAAATCTAAAATAGAAACTTTGGAAACCAATTCATCAGATTATTCTTATCTAAAAGAAAAGGCCTATTGCAGGGTGAGAGAAAATTATGACTGGGATAAGATTGTGGATGAATACGAAAACGTTTTTAATAATATTATTAACTCTTAA
- a CDS encoding glycosyltransferase family 2 protein: protein MKEPIVAHMDIMKKTTFLLPAYNEEKSIGYVLKVISESYPDAKIIVVDNNCDDKTPEIAASYGATVIHEKRQGKGFSIKKGLETIDSEYIIMLDADNTYDPNEALKLLKSLKKSKSDVILGNRLTDKRCKDSITRFNLIGNYILSFLASILYSKISDVCTGYWVFNRGVKDYILNTGIESNGFELEVEIFAKINNANFKIHEIPINYRRRVDKPKLSSARDGWKIFKSLWYQKIKFIIVDLKVKSHELRD, encoded by the coding sequence ATGAAAGAGCCAATAGTAGCCCATATGGATATTATGAAAAAGACTACATTTCTACTCCCAGCATATAACGAAGAAAAATCCATAGGCTACGTTTTAAAAGTGATTTCCGAGTCATATCCTGATGCAAAAATTATTGTAGTGGATAATAATTGTGATGATAAAACTCCTGAAATCGCTGCCAGTTACGGAGCAACAGTAATTCATGAAAAAAGGCAGGGAAAAGGATTTTCTATTAAAAAAGGATTGGAAACCATAGACTCTGAGTATATAATAATGCTTGATGCAGATAACACCTATGATCCAAATGAAGCTTTAAAATTACTAAAATCACTGAAAAAAAGTAAAAGTGATGTTATTCTTGGAAACAGGTTAACTGATAAGCGATGCAAAGACTCTATCACCAGATTTAACCTTATTGGAAATTACATACTTAGTTTTCTAGCCAGTATTTTATATAGTAAAATTTCAGATGTTTGCACAGGTTATTGGGTTTTTAACAGAGGAGTCAAGGATTATATCCTCAATACCGGAATTGAATCCAACGGATTTGAATTAGAAGTTGAAATTTTTGCCAAAATAAATAACGCTAATTTTAAAATCCATGAAATTCCCATAAACTACCGGAGGAGAGTTGATAAACCTAAGTTAAGTTCTGCCAGAGATGGATGGAAGATATTCAAAAGTTTATGGTATCAAAAAATAAAATTCATAATAGTTGATCTGAAGGTAAAAAGCCATGAATTGAGGGATTAA
- a CDS encoding FmdE family protein yields the protein MKEYQTLLEKARDLHGEFCPGIVLGTRMCMIAMEQLGMKTSRDNKNLVVYVEIDRCLPDAIQAVTGCSLGNRRLKYSDYGKFIATFVDISSGKAVRVSALDDKLNSSQGFWTWLENIMISTKPGNLTPEKEEIEFAAQLMEEIALEDLLLMEEIHFEVPENDIPGFIEHVAVCSVCGEHVMDWKEFTVDGKTICKSCTQKQVEVLVNEVYSNDLYEVKS from the coding sequence ATGAAGGAATACCAAACCCTCCTAGAAAAAGCACGGGATTTACATGGCGAATTCTGTCCAGGCATTGTTTTAGGAACTCGAATGTGTATGATAGCCATGGAACAATTGGGAATGAAAACCAGCAGAGATAATAAGAATCTGGTAGTGTACGTGGAAATAGACCGCTGCCTTCCTGATGCCATACAGGCAGTTACAGGGTGCAGTCTAGGTAATCGCAGACTAAAATACAGTGATTACGGTAAATTCATCGCTACTTTTGTGGATATTTCCAGTGGCAAAGCAGTTCGGGTTTCAGCCCTTGATGATAAACTTAATTCAAGCCAGGGTTTCTGGACCTGGCTTGAAAACATTATGATTTCAACCAAACCTGGAAATTTAACCCCTGAAAAGGAAGAAATAGAATTCGCAGCCCAGCTGATGGAAGAAATAGCCCTTGAAGATCTTCTACTCATGGAAGAGATCCACTTTGAGGTACCTGAAAACGATATTCCCGGATTCATAGAACACGTGGCAGTGTGTTCAGTGTGCGGAGAACATGTTATGGACTGGAAAGAGTTCACTGTGGACGGGAAAACAATTTGCAAATCTTGTACCCAGAAACAGGTTGAAGTACTGGTTAATGAAGTGTATTCAAATGATTTATATGAGGTCAAAAGTTAA
- the fwdF gene encoding tungsten-dependent formylmethanofuran dehydrogenase subunit FwdF, with the protein MSAVERNGNDKRSLDYISDKCVGCGICTSICPTESLRLGPVLPIARGLVDMDYVNVNKNSCVLCGLCASACPFEAFEFKINDENIKDLEAYPQWNHSAYIDNEECLYCKACETACPQDAITIKRELPKRSNLVVGEIDINKDECIYCGICEEMCPPQAITMTVKEQMERDIEVDEDKCVYCLVCKRACPVDAIKAACTSCSYGEYELNPEDAEIKGRAILEEDKCVNCGWCQEICPVDAAKVIKPFEGEISVNIEECKGESCHACVDVCPCNAASIVDDKSSIEEKFCILCGACSNVCPQNCITIKRDKMNLENIRSKSWQNKLSGLIEGK; encoded by the coding sequence ATGAGCGCGGTAGAAAGAAATGGGAACGACAAACGTTCTCTGGATTACATCAGTGACAAATGTGTGGGATGCGGTATATGCACCAGCATCTGCCCCACAGAATCCTTAAGGCTGGGTCCAGTATTACCCATAGCCAGAGGACTGGTGGATATGGATTACGTGAATGTTAACAAGAACAGTTGTGTTTTATGCGGTTTATGCGCATCAGCCTGTCCTTTCGAAGCATTCGAGTTCAAGATCAACGATGAAAACATCAAAGATCTGGAGGCCTATCCTCAATGGAACCACTCGGCCTACATTGACAATGAAGAGTGTTTATATTGTAAGGCATGTGAAACTGCTTGCCCTCAGGATGCCATAACCATAAAACGTGAACTGCCTAAACGTTCCAACCTGGTTGTAGGTGAAATCGATATAAACAAGGATGAGTGTATTTACTGTGGTATATGTGAAGAGATGTGCCCACCACAGGCCATAACTATGACTGTCAAGGAACAGATGGAACGTGACATCGAAGTGGATGAAGATAAATGTGTTTACTGTCTGGTGTGTAAACGTGCCTGCCCAGTTGATGCTATAAAAGCAGCATGTACTTCTTGTTCCTATGGTGAATACGAATTAAATCCAGAAGATGCCGAAATCAAGGGAAGGGCCATTCTGGAGGAAGACAAATGTGTTAACTGCGGCTGGTGCCAGGAAATCTGTCCGGTTGATGCTGCTAAAGTCATCAAACCATTTGAAGGCGAAATTTCCGTTAACATCGAAGAATGTAAAGGTGAATCCTGCCACGCATGTGTGGACGTCTGCCCCTGTAATGCAGCAAGTATTGTGGATGATAAATCATCCATTGAAGAGAAATTCTGCATTCTCTGCGGTGCCTGCAGTAATGTGTGCCCACAAAACTGCATAACCATTAAACGGGACAAGATGAACCTGGAAAACATCCGTTCCAAATCCTGGCAGAACAAGCTATCCGGATTAATTGAAGGGAAATAA
- a CDS encoding 4Fe-4S binding protein, with the protein MPVVIDDDKCGKIENCPGEGLCIKLCEQGALVEEDGELVLYPDKCDDCDLCITNCPNQAISKA; encoded by the coding sequence ATGCCAGTAGTTATAGACGACGATAAATGTGGAAAGATCGAAAACTGCCCAGGAGAAGGCCTGTGCATCAAACTATGTGAACAGGGAGCCCTAGTAGAAGAAGATGGCGAACTAGTTCTGTACCCGGATAAATGTGATGACTGTGACTTGTGTATCACCAACTGCCCTAACCAGGCTATATCCAAAGCTTAA
- a CDS encoding TOBE domain-containing protein codes for MKISARNTIKGKVEGVEVGAVMANVKIKIEAPDVITAIITKESVKDLDIKDGDEVIAIVKSTEVMVGKK; via the coding sequence ATGAAAATAAGTGCCAGGAATACTATTAAAGGTAAAGTAGAGGGTGTGGAAGTAGGAGCAGTAATGGCTAACGTCAAAATAAAAATAGAAGCTCCAGATGTTATCACAGCAATAATCACCAAGGAATCTGTCAAAGATCTGGATATTAAAGACGGGGACGAAGTTATCGCCATTGTTAAATCCACTGAAGTAATGGTTGGCAAAAAATAA
- the tsaA gene encoding tRNA (N6-threonylcarbamoyladenosine(37)-N6)-methyltransferase TrmO encodes MNQVQYNPIGIIHSPFRELHGMPIQPVGAEGVKGEIILNKEYEEGLKDLDGFSHIILIYHFHMCNGHSLKVKPFLDTVKRGIFATRAPKRPNPIGISVVKLDKVEGNVIHISNVDILDGTPLLDIKPYIPHFNTCNDEEVSIGWFDDKHHEAKDKKSDKRFVD; translated from the coding sequence ATGAATCAAGTACAGTACAATCCAATTGGAATCATACATTCTCCCTTTAGGGAACTTCATGGAATGCCAATACAACCTGTTGGTGCAGAAGGAGTTAAAGGAGAAATAATTCTTAACAAAGAATATGAAGAAGGTTTAAAGGATTTAGATGGATTTTCCCATATTATATTGATCTATCATTTCCACATGTGCAATGGACATTCACTTAAAGTAAAACCATTCCTGGACACAGTAAAACGGGGTATATTTGCAACAAGAGCACCTAAACGTCCAAATCCTATTGGTATTTCAGTAGTTAAATTGGATAAAGTAGAAGGGAATGTAATTCATATATCCAATGTGGACATTCTTGATGGAACTCCTCTTCTTGATATAAAGCCATACATTCCTCATTTTAACACCTGTAATGATGAAGAGGTTTCTATAGGCTGGTTTGACGATAAACATCATGAAGCTAAAGATAAAAAATCAGATAAACGTTTTGTTGACTAA
- a CDS encoding DUF128 domain-containing protein — translation MPQETDRKMMEILRILADRSEVLGAKTIAEELRKKGYDLGERAVRYHMRILDEKGFTERIGYAGRRITPEGIKELEKGLIYDQVDFIFAKFEDMMYQTTLNPTTGLGKVVVNSSTFQYDEKVMEIIKNSFNKGLAVSPHVKITEPSPEDDENMMVMETICGTTIDGMILKAGIPVVPKFGGLVKVIDHVPKTFTELIAYKKTSMTPLEAFTDKEMTSVLKLADSGSGNIPANFRLIPATARDEALKLFKNLQKIGVSGLLKIGKPGESILGIPVDKDMVGIAVIGGISPLCAAKEAGYDVDIKMAENTVEFSEMERVANPKNVIKKAGNEQGEKVKFLLSKAWNLIHQVDFDPESLKGQVIVNVSYLKNEDLEEGLKIFDKIMASRPEYCTSKYFQIIPGPDGKKGLATVCSLTIDGILTKNGIASTPQYGGILETEGKSPRFIELTAYNGSSLDPHEIYLSKGLTSVNKSLKKGGRILASLREIPYVARPETLDVLDETEEAGFSILKVGKPSELVYNAKVDRYHVGIVAPGGLNPIAAIKEAGISIEAKAVEMLMDISKMEEF, via the coding sequence ATGCCACAGGAAACTGATCGTAAGATGATGGAGATCCTGAGGATCCTGGCAGACAGAAGCGAGGTCTTAGGGGCAAAAACCATAGCTGAAGAGCTCCGCAAAAAGGGATATGACCTTGGTGAAAGAGCAGTGCGATACCATATGCGCATCTTAGATGAAAAGGGATTCACTGAGAGAATAGGATATGCGGGAAGACGAATAACACCCGAAGGTATTAAAGAGCTCGAAAAAGGCCTTATCTACGATCAGGTTGATTTCATTTTCGCTAAATTTGAAGATATGATGTACCAGACCACCCTTAATCCAACAACCGGGTTGGGTAAGGTAGTGGTAAACTCCTCAACCTTCCAGTACGATGAAAAAGTAATGGAAATCATCAAAAACAGCTTCAATAAAGGACTGGCAGTAAGTCCTCACGTTAAGATAACTGAACCCTCCCCTGAGGATGATGAAAACATGATGGTGATGGAAACCATATGCGGAACCACCATCGATGGAATGATACTTAAAGCAGGCATTCCCGTTGTCCCCAAGTTTGGAGGACTGGTAAAGGTAATAGATCACGTTCCCAAAACTTTTACCGAACTTATCGCTTACAAAAAGACTTCCATGACCCCACTGGAAGCCTTCACCGACAAGGAAATGACTTCAGTTTTAAAATTAGCAGATTCAGGTAGTGGAAATATCCCTGCCAATTTTAGATTGATACCAGCCACCGCCCGTGATGAAGCCCTTAAACTTTTCAAAAATCTCCAAAAAATAGGAGTATCCGGACTTTTGAAGATTGGTAAACCCGGTGAATCGATTTTGGGCATTCCCGTGGATAAAGATATGGTTGGTATCGCAGTAATTGGTGGTATTTCACCATTATGTGCTGCTAAAGAAGCAGGATATGATGTTGATATTAAAATGGCTGAAAACACCGTTGAGTTCTCCGAGATGGAAAGGGTAGCCAACCCCAAGAATGTGATTAAAAAAGCAGGTAATGAGCAGGGCGAGAAGGTTAAATTCCTCCTTTCCAAGGCATGGAACCTCATACATCAGGTGGATTTTGACCCGGAAAGCCTTAAAGGACAGGTAATTGTGAATGTTTCCTACCTGAAAAATGAAGACCTGGAAGAAGGGCTCAAAATATTTGATAAAATCATGGCCTCCCGTCCGGAGTACTGTACCAGCAAATATTTCCAGATCATCCCGGGACCCGATGGGAAGAAAGGTCTGGCCACGGTTTGCAGTCTCACCATAGACGGCATACTGACCAAGAATGGTATTGCCTCCACACCACAGTACGGTGGTATCCTGGAAACTGAAGGTAAATCACCACGGTTCATTGAACTAACAGCCTACAATGGGTCATCCCTGGATCCCCACGAAATATACCTATCAAAGGGATTAACCTCGGTTAATAAGTCTTTAAAAAAGGGTGGGAGAATTTTAGCCAGTTTAAGGGAAATTCCCTATGTTGCTCGACCAGAAACCCTGGATGTTCTGGATGAAACAGAAGAAGCTGGTTTTTCCATCCTGAAAGTAGGTAAACCAAGTGAACTGGTCTACAACGCCAAGGTAGATCGTTACCATGTGGGAATAGTTGCACCAGGTGGTTTGAATCCTATAGCTGCCATAAAAGAAGCAGGAATATCTATAGAAGCCAAGGCAGTGGAGATGTTAATGGATATAAGCAAGATGGAAGAGTTTTAA
- the glnA gene encoding type I glutamate--ammonia ligase encodes MQDKIGKVIENIEKCGTKFVRLQFVDIHGTPKNMAIPLVKPDDIEDIIKDGLLFDGSSVEGFVDINNSDLVIKPDPDTFSALPWRPEEKGVCRFICDIYWPDGTPFEGDPRYILKKTLEKAEKMGYEYNVGPEPEFFIVDMDEEGIVYPHDEGVYFDVEPVDQGTDMRRELVLGLEELNFEVEVSHHEVGPGQHEIDFKFDNALKTADAVITFKQAIKAIADKLGSMVTFMPKPFFGVNGSGMHCHQSLFKDGKNVFFDADSETQLSDEALYFTGGLLKHSKALSAIVAPSVNSYKRLVPGYEAPVYIAYGLQNRSTLVRIPASRGNGTRVEFRCPDPSCNPYLAFAAMLEAGMDGMANQIHPGEPTEIDVFELSSEELKPLGIDTLPSSLWEAYHALAKDEVVKSSLGDHVYSQFMDLKRKEWDDYRIQVFQYELDKYLQI; translated from the coding sequence TTGCAAGACAAGATTGGAAAAGTTATTGAAAATATCGAAAAATGCGGTACTAAATTTGTTAGGCTGCAGTTTGTGGACATACACGGGACTCCCAAGAACATGGCGATTCCCCTGGTGAAACCAGACGATATAGAAGACATTATCAAAGATGGACTGTTATTCGATGGTTCATCAGTAGAAGGATTCGTGGATATCAACAACAGTGACCTGGTAATAAAACCAGACCCAGACACCTTCTCCGCCCTCCCATGGAGGCCTGAAGAAAAAGGTGTATGCAGATTCATATGTGATATCTACTGGCCGGATGGAACACCATTCGAAGGAGATCCACGGTACATACTGAAAAAGACCCTGGAAAAAGCCGAAAAAATGGGTTATGAATACAACGTGGGCCCAGAACCAGAATTCTTCATAGTGGATATGGATGAAGAAGGAATTGTTTACCCCCACGATGAAGGTGTTTACTTCGATGTGGAACCAGTAGACCAGGGAACCGACATGAGAAGGGAACTAGTTCTGGGACTGGAAGAACTCAACTTCGAAGTGGAAGTAAGCCACCACGAAGTCGGACCAGGACAGCACGAAATCGATTTCAAATTCGACAACGCCCTCAAAACTGCAGATGCAGTAATAACCTTCAAACAGGCCATAAAAGCCATAGCCGACAAATTAGGCTCAATGGTCACATTCATGCCTAAACCATTCTTCGGAGTGAACGGTAGTGGAATGCACTGCCACCAGAGCCTATTCAAAGACGGTAAAAACGTGTTCTTCGATGCTGACTCCGAAACTCAACTTTCAGATGAAGCACTTTACTTCACTGGCGGTTTACTCAAACACTCCAAAGCACTGTCTGCCATTGTAGCTCCTTCAGTAAACTCTTACAAACGACTGGTACCTGGATACGAAGCACCAGTGTACATTGCCTACGGACTCCAGAACAGATCCACCCTGGTAAGGATCCCTGCATCCCGTGGAAACGGAACCCGTGTGGAATTCAGATGCCCAGACCCATCCTGTAACCCCTACCTGGCCTTCGCAGCCATGTTAGAAGCAGGTATGGATGGTATGGCAAACCAGATCCACCCTGGAGAACCAACTGAAATAGATGTATTCGAACTAAGCTCAGAAGAACTGAAACCACTGGGTATTGACACTCTACCATCCAGCCTATGGGAAGCTTACCATGCACTGGCCAAGGATGAAGTTGTTAAATCCTCCCTAGGAGACCATGTGTACAGTCAGTTCATGGATCTAAAGAGAAAAGAATGGGACGACTACCGGATTCAGGTATTCCAGTACGAACTGGACAAATACCTGCAGATCTAA
- a CDS encoding HesA/MoeB/ThiF family protein encodes MPAEQEAKSYWEMLDRQKGIISEEEQLNLLNSQITVIGCGGIGGATTEMLARIGVGNLRIVDKDVFDLSNINRQLMSSQESVGRSKTEITKKRLESINPTIEVEAFNQELNDKNVLKILKGSQIIIDALDNLLTRIIVSRCSEKLDIPFIHGAIHGTMGQVSVFNSSTPSYEELFKLPSQGKELSDEIRSKVSNLSKEVPPVIGPVPNIVGCLQAFESVKLITGKGSPIMAPRVLMFDLMKEEAFSVVRF; translated from the coding sequence ATGCCTGCTGAACAGGAAGCAAAAAGTTATTGGGAAATGTTAGACCGTCAAAAGGGAATTATCAGCGAAGAAGAACAGTTGAATCTCTTAAACTCCCAGATTACGGTCATTGGTTGTGGAGGTATAGGTGGAGCCACCACTGAAATGCTAGCCAGAATAGGGGTTGGAAATCTTCGAATAGTTGATAAAGACGTTTTCGACCTATCAAATATAAATAGGCAGTTAATGAGTAGCCAGGAAAGCGTGGGAAGATCAAAAACAGAAATAACCAAAAAGAGATTGGAATCCATTAACCCTACCATAGAGGTTGAAGCATTTAACCAGGAGTTAAATGATAAAAACGTTTTGAAAATTTTAAAGGGAAGTCAAATCATCATTGACGCACTGGACAACCTTTTAACCCGTATTATTGTAAGCCGGTGCAGTGAAAAGTTAGACATTCCATTCATCCATGGAGCAATACACGGCACCATGGGTCAGGTTAGTGTTTTTAACAGTTCCACACCGTCTTACGAGGAATTATTTAAATTACCCTCGCAGGGCAAAGAATTAAGCGATGAAATCCGTTCAAAGGTTTCAAATCTCAGTAAAGAAGTTCCACCAGTAATTGGGCCAGTGCCCAATATAGTGGGATGTCTCCAGGCTTTTGAATCTGTTAAACTTATTACTGGTAAAGGAAGCCCTATTATGGCCCCTCGTGTGCTGATGTTTGATTTAATGAAAGAAGAAGCATTTTCAGTCGTTCGTTTTTAA
- a CDS encoding DUF2769 domain-containing protein — MDQFEIALEKMSEMPEEQLNQLINMEKKKICICRTCPTYNQCMTENNEALFCILGKSNCEVDQVECICSQCPAHSNFEMKHELYCIEGSEKEKRLK, encoded by the coding sequence ATGGACCAGTTTGAAATAGCCCTGGAAAAAATGTCTGAAATGCCAGAAGAGCAGTTAAACCAATTAATTAACATGGAAAAGAAAAAAATTTGTATATGTCGGACCTGCCCAACATATAATCAGTGTATGACTGAAAATAACGAAGCATTATTTTGTATTTTAGGTAAAAGTAACTGTGAAGTTGATCAGGTAGAATGCATTTGTTCCCAGTGTCCTGCCCACAGTAATTTTGAAATGAAACATGAATTGTACTGTATTGAAGGTTCTGAAAAAGAAAAACGTTTGAAATGA
- a CDS encoding methanogenesis marker 8 protein, producing the protein MDEHVIEALGKTRVKIKDGKVVEVGEPKIEYCPIFDKYRGIKKLTAKDVKENIEFRINDFGFCTGERTLRMQDFLSFGVSETLNTAVEAGKIDAVVTVCEGCGTVILTEPELIQGIGGRVSGLVSTTPLEDVVNLLGAENILDPETAEINQIKGVKKAIEMGFNKIAVTLVSAADAKSIRELEEQNPNIKIYIFAAHVTQISEEDAENLFKYADVITGCASKCIREIGEDQAYFRAGESIPIYGVTEDGEKFLKMRIKKIGGLKDKKDPKIPKPLL; encoded by the coding sequence ATGGATGAACATGTGATTGAAGCCCTGGGTAAAACCAGAGTTAAAATTAAAGACGGAAAGGTAGTCGAAGTTGGGGAGCCAAAAATAGAATATTGCCCTATATTTGATAAATACAGGGGTATAAAAAAGCTCACTGCTAAAGATGTAAAGGAAAACATCGAATTCAGAATAAATGATTTTGGCTTTTGCACCGGTGAGAGAACCCTGAGAATGCAGGATTTCCTTTCTTTTGGGGTTTCAGAAACTCTGAATACTGCAGTTGAAGCGGGAAAAATCGATGCCGTGGTAACAGTATGTGAAGGATGCGGTACAGTAATATTAACCGAGCCTGAACTGATTCAGGGTATTGGGGGTAGAGTATCTGGTCTGGTAAGCACAACTCCTCTTGAAGATGTTGTCAATCTTTTAGGTGCTGAAAATATACTTGATCCGGAAACAGCAGAGATTAACCAGATTAAAGGTGTTAAAAAAGCAATTGAAATGGGATTTAATAAGATAGCGGTTACGCTGGTTTCTGCAGCAGATGCAAAGAGTATCAGGGAGCTTGAAGAACAGAATCCAAATATAAAAATATACATTTTTGCGGCCCATGTAACCCAGATTTCTGAAGAAGATGCAGAAAATTTATTTAAATATGCTGATGTGATAACTGGATGTGCTTCTAAATGTATCCGGGAAATTGGTGAAGATCAAGCTTATTTCAGGGCAGGAGAATCCATACCAATATATGGAGTTACTGAAGATGGTGAAAAATTCCTGAAAATGAGAATTAAAAAGATCGGAGGATTAAAAGATAAGAAAGATCCAAAGATTCCCAAACCATTACTTTAA